A stretch of the Streptomyces sp. WMMB303 genome encodes the following:
- a CDS encoding PadR family transcriptional regulator: MSIGHTLLGLLESGPRHGYDLKRAFDERFGQDRPLHYGQVYSTMSRLLKNGLVEVEGREPGEGPERKRYAITDAGVTDVQEWLSTPEKPEPYLHSTLYTKLVLALLTGRDGAALLDTQRAEHLRLMRELTRRKTGGDLADQLICDHALFHLEADLRWLETAAARLDALRSQVCD, translated from the coding sequence ATGTCCATCGGTCACACGCTGCTCGGCTTGCTGGAATCCGGACCCCGCCACGGATACGACCTCAAGCGGGCCTTCGACGAGAGGTTCGGGCAGGACAGGCCCCTGCACTACGGACAGGTCTACTCGACCATGTCGCGACTGCTGAAGAATGGGCTCGTGGAGGTCGAGGGCAGGGAGCCCGGTGAGGGTCCCGAGCGCAAGCGGTACGCGATCACCGACGCCGGGGTCACCGATGTGCAGGAGTGGCTGTCCACGCCGGAGAAGCCGGAGCCCTATCTGCACAGCACGCTCTACACCAAGCTCGTGCTCGCGCTGCTGACGGGCCGGGACGGTGCCGCGCTGCTGGACACCCAGCGGGCCGAACATCTGCGGCTGATGCGCGAACTGACCCGCCGCAAGACCGGCGGCGACCTCGCCGACCAACTGATCTGCGACCACGCGCTGTTCCATCTGGAGGCCGATCTGCGGTGGCTGGAGACGGCCGCCGCCCGGCTCGACGCCCTGCGTTCGCAGGTGTGCGACTGA
- a CDS encoding alpha/beta-hydrolase family protein, translated as MGQAADDRIAQPPHAGRHTDADPSASASDTPPDTAGHPGRILPPRTVRLPRPRVGPPSGLRPSDEATESAGADPLPEADPRQPWGALLLRTLRGPALAFLRHPYWEPADPAHVLRRWPGLTAMCCATLFFWLSLTPSLVPRPWLLQGVIGGITAAIGYAIGGLLEWLLRLTLGPLYRRHRGRVHRLLPGRPGPHWRARAWLGYYLLSTGLTVAALSLSADAQRELRRLQEMPETLTWHSLMIALLAMAICGTLVALGRAVRLGTRVLIRLLGRFVPRPLAIGVGLLVSATVVVFGTRDVVFDRGIIDVAARLAEKTDSSTKDGIVQPASPLVSGSPGSLVRWDELGYEGRNFTGSSLSPHRITTVTGKPAVQPIRVYIGQESAPTFASRAKLAVRELERTGAFDRNVLAIAGTTGRGWVNSTDAEPLEYMHGGNTAIVAVQYSYLPSWASFLVDKEQAGQATRALVEAVRARWLRIPAQERPKLVVFGESLGAYGIEASFDGPDDMLSKVDGALLAGTPNFSPIRRELTAHRDRGTPIWRPEYRKGRHFRFAQWPRKDLARPGPESRWQGPRVVYLQNASDAIVWWSPDLALEPPRWLRAPLGPDITDEVTWFPLVTFWQTTVDMAVSYGVGAPHGHRYGNGSVEGWAAVAPAAGWTEQDTARLRRFMEQREAPY; from the coding sequence ATGGGACAGGCAGCGGACGACCGGATCGCGCAACCACCGCACGCGGGCCGGCACACGGACGCCGACCCGTCCGCCTCCGCGTCCGACACCCCGCCCGACACCGCCGGGCACCCCGGCCGCATCCTGCCGCCCCGCACCGTGCGCCTGCCCCGCCCCCGGGTGGGGCCGCCGAGCGGACTGCGGCCGTCCGACGAGGCCACGGAATCGGCCGGCGCCGACCCGCTCCCGGAAGCCGACCCGAGGCAGCCGTGGGGCGCGCTCCTGCTCCGCACCCTGCGCGGCCCGGCACTCGCCTTCCTCCGGCATCCCTACTGGGAACCCGCCGACCCCGCCCACGTCCTGCGGCGCTGGCCCGGACTGACCGCGATGTGCTGCGCGACGCTGTTCTTCTGGCTGTCGCTGACGCCCTCGCTGGTACCCCGACCCTGGCTGCTGCAGGGGGTGATCGGCGGGATCACGGCCGCCATCGGGTACGCCATCGGCGGGCTGCTGGAGTGGCTGCTGCGGCTCACACTGGGGCCGCTGTACCGCCGCCACCGCGGCCGGGTGCACCGCCTGCTGCCCGGACGACCGGGGCCGCACTGGCGAGCCAGGGCCTGGCTCGGCTACTACCTGCTCAGCACCGGACTCACCGTCGCGGCACTCTCCCTGAGCGCCGACGCGCAGCGGGAGCTGCGCCGGCTCCAGGAGATGCCCGAGACGCTGACCTGGCACTCCCTGATGATCGCCCTGCTGGCCATGGCGATCTGCGGCACGCTGGTGGCGCTCGGCCGGGCCGTGCGGCTGGGTACCCGTGTCCTGATCCGGCTGCTGGGCCGATTCGTGCCGCGCCCGCTGGCCATCGGCGTCGGACTGCTGGTCAGCGCCACCGTCGTGGTCTTCGGTACCCGCGACGTCGTCTTCGACCGCGGCATCATCGACGTCGCGGCACGGCTGGCCGAGAAGACCGACAGCAGCACGAAGGACGGCATCGTGCAGCCGGCCTCACCCCTGGTCTCCGGCAGCCCCGGTTCGCTGGTGCGCTGGGACGAGCTGGGCTACGAGGGGCGCAACTTCACCGGCTCCTCGCTCTCACCGCACCGGATCACGACCGTCACCGGCAAGCCCGCCGTGCAGCCGATCCGGGTCTACATCGGCCAGGAGTCGGCGCCGACCTTCGCCTCCCGCGCGAAGCTGGCGGTGCGGGAGCTGGAGCGCACCGGCGCCTTCGACCGGAACGTGCTGGCCATCGCCGGTACCACCGGCCGGGGCTGGGTCAACTCCACGGACGCCGAACCGCTGGAGTACATGCACGGCGGGAACACCGCGATCGTCGCCGTGCAGTACTCCTACCTGCCCAGCTGGGCGTCGTTCCTGGTGGACAAGGAGCAGGCGGGACAGGCCACCCGGGCCCTGGTCGAGGCCGTCCGTGCCCGCTGGCTGCGGATTCCGGCCCAGGAGCGCCCGAAGCTCGTCGTCTTCGGTGAGTCACTCGGCGCCTACGGCATCGAAGCCTCGTTCGACGGCCCCGACGACATGCTGTCCAAGGTGGACGGCGCGCTGCTGGCCGGAACCCCCAACTTCTCCCCCATCCGCCGGGAGCTGACCGCCCACCGCGACCGGGGCACCCCGATCTGGCGGCCCGAGTACCGGAAGGGGCGGCACTTCCGCTTCGCGCAGTGGCCGCGCAAGGACCTCGCACGGCCGGGCCCGGAGTCCCGGTGGCAGGGCCCGCGCGTCGTCTATCTGCAGAACGCCTCGGACGCGATCGTGTGGTGGTCGCCCGACCTGGCACTCGAACCGCCCCGGTGGCTGCGCGCCCCGCTGGGCCCGGACATCACCGACGAGGTCACCTGGTTCCCGCTGGTCACCTTCTGGCAGACGACGGTGGACATGGCGGTCTCCTACGGCGTCGGCGCCCCGCACGGCCACCGGTACGGCAACGGCTCGGTGGAGGGCTGGGCGGCGGTCGCACCCGCCGCGGGCTGGACGGAGCAGGACACCGCGCGGCTACGCCGGTTCATGGAGCAGCGGGAAGCCCCCTACTGA
- a CDS encoding AI-2E family transporter — translation MTSRMDRLRVAVGRWAAKAAERRAEAERGSGTAHRPDGIDPELSNTEAGRAQAEAEAGDAGNGSAYVPPPPQYAPAIAAKPEPSAAVPWGVRVAAEAGWRLLVLAGVIWVLMKVVSTISLVIIAFSAGLLITALLQPTVARLRRIGLGRGLATAITFIGGFVVMGLVGWFVVWQVMENLDTLTDKVQDGIQELKNWALNGPFHVSEDQINEIAQNLSDWIGDNSKELTSAGIEGVTVILEFLSGALLAMFVTLFLLYDGRRIWEWTLKFVPAAAREGVAGAGPRAWATLTGYVRGTVIVALIDAIFIGIGLYLLNVPMAVPLAVFIFLFAFIPIIGAVVSGALAVVVALVTDGIVTALLALAVVLAVQQIESHILQPFILGRLVRVHPLAVVLGVTGGSLIAGIPGAVVAVPLVAVTNTVVGYLKGYAQEQTLSRLREAAPQPAGAAGSGSTAPGPEQSAPPGNGGAQE, via the coding sequence GACCGCGCACCGGCCCGACGGCATCGACCCGGAGCTCTCCAACACCGAGGCGGGCCGGGCCCAGGCCGAGGCGGAGGCCGGTGACGCGGGGAACGGCAGCGCCTACGTGCCGCCGCCCCCGCAGTACGCGCCCGCCATAGCGGCCAAGCCGGAGCCGTCCGCCGCCGTGCCGTGGGGTGTGCGGGTCGCCGCCGAGGCGGGCTGGCGGCTGCTGGTGCTGGCCGGGGTCATCTGGGTGCTGATGAAGGTCGTCAGCACGATAAGCCTGGTGATCATCGCCTTCTCCGCGGGTCTGCTCATCACGGCGCTGCTGCAGCCCACCGTGGCCCGGCTGCGGCGGATCGGGCTGGGCCGCGGACTGGCCACCGCCATCACCTTCATCGGCGGCTTCGTCGTCATGGGCCTGGTCGGCTGGTTCGTGGTGTGGCAGGTGATGGAGAACCTGGACACCCTCACCGACAAGGTGCAGGACGGTATCCAGGAGCTGAAGAACTGGGCGCTGAACGGCCCGTTCCATGTCTCCGAGGACCAGATCAACGAGATCGCGCAGAACCTCAGCGACTGGATCGGCGACAACAGCAAGGAGCTGACCTCCGCCGGCATCGAGGGCGTCACCGTCATCCTGGAGTTCCTCTCGGGCGCCCTGCTGGCGATGTTCGTGACGCTCTTCCTGCTCTACGACGGCCGCCGCATCTGGGAGTGGACGCTCAAGTTCGTCCCCGCGGCCGCCCGCGAGGGGGTGGCGGGAGCCGGTCCGCGCGCCTGGGCCACGCTCACCGGCTATGTCCGCGGGACGGTCATAGTCGCGCTGATCGACGCGATCTTCATCGGGATCGGGCTGTATCTGCTCAATGTCCCGATGGCGGTGCCGCTCGCCGTCTTCATCTTCCTCTTCGCCTTCATCCCGATCATCGGTGCGGTGGTCTCCGGCGCGCTCGCCGTGGTCGTCGCGCTGGTGACCGACGGCATCGTCACGGCGCTGCTGGCGCTGGCCGTCGTGCTGGCCGTGCAGCAGATCGAGAGCCACATCCTGCAGCCCTTCATCCTCGGCCGGCTGGTGCGCGTCCACCCGCTGGCGGTGGTCCTCGGCGTCACCGGCGGCAGCCTGATCGCCGGTATCCCCGGCGCGGTCGTGGCGGTTCCGCTGGTGGCCGTCACCAACACCGTCGTCGGCTACCTCAAGGGCTACGCGCAGGAGCAGACCCTCAGCCGGCTGCGCGAGGCCGCCCCGCAACCCGCGGGTGCTGCCGGGAGCGGGTCCACCGCCCCCGGCCCGGAGCAGTCGGCGCCGCCCGGGAACGGCGGCGCCCAGGAGTGA